The Chryseobacterium tructae genome has a window encoding:
- a CDS encoding DUF4254 domain-containing protein has product MKFTETAWKVFNQSIEDYHVSDDVNTLINNPFEKDSLERILYAKNWIDTVQWHLEDIIRDENIDPAEALQLKRTIDASNQKRTDLVEYIDSWFLNKFENITPKPEAKINTETPAWAVDRLSILALKVYHMSLEANRESASEEHRNNCQAKLDVLLAQKEDLSTSIDQLLADIENGNVKTKVYKQMKMYNDESLNPILYQKGQQK; this is encoded by the coding sequence ATGAAATTTACTGAGACTGCATGGAAAGTCTTCAATCAATCTATTGAAGACTATCACGTGTCTGATGACGTTAACACTCTAATTAATAACCCGTTCGAAAAAGATAGTTTGGAACGGATTTTGTATGCAAAGAACTGGATTGATACCGTTCAATGGCATCTGGAAGATATAATTAGAGATGAAAATATTGATCCGGCTGAAGCTCTTCAATTGAAAAGAACAATAGACGCCTCCAATCAGAAAAGAACTGATCTGGTAGAATATATTGACAGCTGGTTCCTTAATAAGTTTGAAAATATAACTCCTAAACCTGAAGCAAAGATAAATACCGAAACTCCCGCTTGGGCAGTAGACAGATTATCCATCCTTGCATTAAAGGTCTATCATATGTCATTAGAAGCCAATAGAGAATCCGCTTCTGAGGAACACAGAAACAACTGCCAGGCTAAACTGGATGTTCTGCTTGCTCAGAAGGAAGATCTATCAACTTCTATAGACCAGTTGCTTGCTGATATTGAAAACGGTAACGTTAAGACGAAAGTATACAAACAAATGAAAATGTATAATGATGAAAGTCTTAACCCAATCCTTTATCAAAAAGGGCAACAAAAATGA
- a CDS encoding M23 family metallopeptidase gives MIKKFSFLIGVLMFGLHQGQQKKEQLQKQNAELKKQIAQINTDLAKTRSESKLSIAYLTSVNQKLVLREKVYNNTQKEKRFIEDDIYLKQLEINRQNKELAVLRKNYAEVLVNAYKNKGVQNKVTFILSAKNMGEAIRRVQYLKQYSDYQDKKAAEISDAANQIKKTITQRQSSVKEKENLLVNQQKDLATINAERAQKEQLVTDFKKNEAKLTVELKQKQVQSKALEGQIRAIIAEEIRIAKAEEEARRKAEAEKIRLAKLAAEREKARIEAEAKARAEALERERRIAEAEAKKAAELAAKRAEEERKRNEEAARSEANARDEARKVAAKKASDEAAANAKAAADKLAAARAAEAALNKKKEEEKKAAESKAMTSYGVTTSTGSSFADNRGRLGYPADRAGQITHRFGRQPHPVFKNITEENNGIKISVPSGTRAKSVYPGSVSSVLANNDGTKTVIIKHGNYFTIYSNLGSVGVSKGQQVSAGTPVGTVAQDFDGAYTLDFQVWNGSTPVDPLGWISY, from the coding sequence ATGATTAAAAAATTTAGCTTTTTAATAGGTGTTCTTATGTTTGGACTGCACCAGGGACAGCAGAAGAAAGAACAGCTGCAGAAGCAGAATGCCGAACTTAAAAAACAAATTGCACAAATAAATACAGATTTAGCTAAAACAAGAAGCGAATCTAAACTTTCTATAGCCTACCTTACCAGCGTTAATCAAAAGTTAGTCTTAAGAGAAAAAGTCTACAATAATACTCAAAAAGAAAAGAGATTTATTGAAGATGACATCTATCTGAAACAGCTTGAAATCAACCGCCAGAATAAGGAATTGGCCGTTCTGAGAAAGAACTATGCTGAAGTCTTGGTAAATGCTTATAAAAATAAAGGAGTACAGAATAAAGTAACCTTCATTCTTTCGGCTAAAAACATGGGCGAGGCGATCCGAAGAGTACAATATTTAAAGCAATATTCAGACTATCAGGATAAAAAGGCAGCCGAAATCAGTGATGCCGCCAACCAGATTAAAAAAACCATTACGCAAAGACAAAGCTCTGTAAAAGAGAAAGAAAACCTTCTGGTAAATCAACAGAAGGATTTAGCGACGATCAATGCAGAAAGAGCTCAGAAAGAGCAATTGGTCACTGATTTTAAAAAGAACGAAGCTAAACTTACTGTTGAACTGAAGCAAAAGCAGGTTCAATCTAAAGCGCTTGAAGGACAGATCAGAGCCATTATTGCGGAAGAGATCAGAATTGCAAAAGCGGAAGAAGAAGCCAGAAGAAAAGCAGAAGCGGAAAAAATACGTTTAGCAAAACTAGCTGCTGAAAGAGAAAAAGCAAGAATTGAAGCTGAAGCCAAAGCCAGAGCTGAAGCTTTAGAAAGAGAAAGAAGAATTGCTGAAGCTGAGGCTAAAAAAGCAGCAGAATTAGCGGCAAAAAGAGCTGAAGAAGAAAGAAAACGTAATGAAGAAGCGGCAAGATCAGAAGCCAATGCAAGAGATGAGGCCAGAAAAGTAGCTGCTAAAAAAGCATCTGATGAAGCAGCAGCCAATGCAAAAGCAGCAGCAGATAAATTAGCAGCAGCCAGAGCAGCAGAAGCAGCTTTAAACAAGAAAAAAGAAGAAGAGAAAAAAGCGGCAGAGTCTAAAGCCATGACAAGCTATGGAGTGACTACATCCACTGGAAGCAGTTTTGCTGACAACAGAGGAAGATTAGGATATCCTGCAGACAGAGCCGGACAGATCACTCACCGTTTTGGAAGACAGCCACACCCTGTTTTCAAAAATATTACCGAGGAAAACAATGGTATCAAAATTTCCGTACCATCAGGCACTCGTGCAAAATCTGTATATCCAGGATCTGTATCTTCAGTATTAGCTAACAATGATGGGACAAAAACTGTGATCATCAAACACGGAAACTACTTTACCATTTATTCCAACTTAGGAAGTGTAGGGGTTTCTAAAGGACAACAAGTTTCTGCAGGAACTCCGGTAGGAACTGTAGCTCAGGATTTTGACGGTGCTTACACCCTTGATTTCCAAGTATGGAACGGAAGCACACCAGTTGATCCATTAGGTTGGATTTCATATTAA
- the bshA gene encoding N-acetyl-alpha-D-glucosaminyl L-malate synthase BshA, whose translation MKIGILCYPTYGGSGIVATELGMSLANKGYEVHFISSALPARLDITNPNIFFHRVNVQTYPLFQYQPYDIALSSMIYRVVNLYKLDLLHAHYAIPYAYAAFTAKQMLQEDNNDIPLVTTLHGTDITLVGQHPSYKHAVEFSINQSDAITSVSESLKKDTLQFFNIKKEIQVITNFIDNTEFDDCTECQRTQFANPDEKILIHVSNLRPVKRVDEVLQIFKNVEKKVKSKLIIIGEGPDMEKVNQFLEENPELISKIRLLGKVNDLYKILQLSDVFLLPSEQESFGLAALEAMAAYTPVISSNAGGIPEVNIQGETGYLAEIGNVEAMSNYTIKLLSNEELLTKMKENAKEQAIKFDLKNILPIYEKMYRTTIENFKKELTKV comes from the coding sequence ATGAAAATAGGCATACTTTGCTATCCAACTTATGGCGGAAGCGGAATTGTAGCAACAGAACTGGGAATGTCCCTTGCCAATAAAGGATATGAAGTTCATTTTATCAGCTCAGCTCTTCCTGCGAGATTAGACATTACTAATCCGAATATTTTCTTTCACAGGGTAAATGTTCAGACCTATCCACTTTTCCAATATCAACCTTATGATATTGCATTAAGTTCTATGATCTACAGGGTTGTTAATCTATATAAACTGGATCTTTTACATGCTCATTATGCGATTCCTTATGCATATGCAGCATTTACAGCTAAACAGATGCTACAGGAAGACAATAATGATATTCCTCTGGTGACTACTTTGCATGGTACAGATATTACTCTTGTAGGGCAGCATCCGAGTTATAAACATGCTGTAGAATTTTCCATCAATCAGTCGGACGCTATTACTTCGGTATCTGAAAGCTTGAAAAAGGATACGCTTCAGTTTTTTAATATCAAAAAGGAAATCCAGGTGATTACTAACTTTATTGATAATACTGAATTTGACGACTGTACAGAATGTCAGAGGACTCAATTTGCCAATCCTGATGAGAAAATATTGATCCACGTATCGAACCTTCGTCCCGTAAAGCGTGTGGATGAAGTATTACAGATCTTTAAAAATGTTGAAAAAAAGGTAAAATCCAAACTTATCATTATTGGTGAAGGCCCGGATATGGAAAAAGTGAATCAATTCCTTGAAGAAAATCCTGAGCTTATTTCAAAAATCCGTCTGTTGGGGAAAGTAAATGATCTTTATAAAATCCTACAGCTTTCTGATGTATTTTTACTTCCGTCAGAACAAGAAAGCTTTGGTTTGGCAGCATTGGAAGCAATGGCAGCCTATACTCCGGTAATCAGCTCCAATGCAGGAGGTATTCCTGAAGTAAATATCCAGGGAGAGACAGGATATCTGGCTGAAATCGGAAATGTAGAAGCGATGAGCAACTACACGATTAAGCTCTTAAGCAATGAGGAACTTTTAACCAAAATGAAAGAAAATGCGAAAGAGCAGGCTATAAAGTTCGATTTGAAAAACATTCTTCCTATATACGAGAAAATGTATAGAACAACTATCGAAAATTTTAAAAAGGAGTTGACGAAAGTATAA
- a CDS encoding sugar phosphate nucleotidyltransferase, with amino-acid sequence MKIIVPMAGRGSRLRPHTLTVPKPLIPIAGKPIVQRLVEDIAKVAGEKIEEVAFIIGDFGAEIEKSLLQIAEKLGAKGSLYYQNDPLGTAHAIKCAEQSMTGDVVIAFADTLFRADFQLDKNSDGVIWVKSVEDPSAFGVVKLDNYGFITDFVEKPQTFVSDLAIIGIYYFNSAEKLMDEINYIMDNDIKNGGEYQLTMALENLRAKGAKFTLGKVNDWMDCGNKNATVETNSKILEYEKEEMSHYPASSVIENSLIIPPCFIGENVKISNSKVGPGVSLGNNTIIVNSNIENSLIQENTKINHGNLSNSMIGNSAQYVGVAREISLGDYSVLDFLSK; translated from the coding sequence ATGAAAATTATAGTTCCTATGGCTGGACGTGGCTCCAGATTACGTCCACATACATTAACTGTTCCAAAACCACTTATTCCTATTGCAGGGAAACCTATTGTACAAAGATTGGTGGAGGATATTGCTAAAGTTGCAGGAGAAAAAATTGAAGAGGTAGCTTTTATTATCGGAGATTTTGGCGCTGAGATCGAAAAATCACTTCTTCAGATTGCTGAAAAGCTAGGAGCAAAAGGAAGTCTATATTATCAAAATGATCCTCTTGGAACGGCTCATGCTATCAAATGTGCAGAACAATCAATGACAGGTGATGTAGTGATTGCTTTTGCCGATACTCTTTTCCGTGCAGATTTCCAATTGGATAAAAATTCTGATGGAGTAATCTGGGTAAAAAGCGTAGAAGATCCATCCGCATTCGGAGTCGTAAAACTGGATAACTATGGTTTCATTACTGATTTCGTAGAGAAGCCACAAACATTTGTATCAGACCTTGCGATCATAGGAATCTACTATTTCAACAGTGCTGAAAAGCTAATGGATGAAATAAACTATATCATGGATAATGATATTAAAAATGGTGGCGAATACCAGCTTACTATGGCCTTGGAAAACCTTAGAGCCAAAGGAGCTAAGTTTACCCTTGGTAAAGTAAATGACTGGATGGACTGTGGTAACAAAAATGCTACCGTAGAAACCAACAGTAAAATCCTTGAATATGAAAAAGAAGAAATGAGCCATTATCCGGCTTCTTCAGTGATTGAAAACTCATTGATCATTCCTCCATGCTTCATTGGAGAAAATGTAAAGATCTCTAATTCTAAAGTAGGCCCTGGTGTTTCATTAGGAAACAATACAATTATTGTAAATTCTAACATTGAAAACTCTCTGATTCAGGAAAACACGAAAATCAACCACGGAAACCTTTCCAACTCAATGATTGGCAATTCTGCTCAGTATGTTGGAGTGGCAAGAGAAATTTCATTGGGAGATTATTCCGTTTTGGATTTTCTTTCCAAATAA
- a CDS encoding twin-arginine translocase TatA/TatE family subunit, translating to MNTLTILALSWQHILIVAILLVLLFGGKKIPELMRGVGSGIKEFKDAVKEEDKPGSENKSSSTKDNSTSN from the coding sequence ATGAATACACTAACAATACTTGCCTTATCTTGGCAACATATCCTTATCGTAGCGATACTATTAGTATTGCTTTTTGGAGGAAAGAAAATTCCAGAACTAATGAGAGGAGTTGGTTCAGGGATCAAAGAATTTAAAGATGCGGTAAAAGAAGAAGACAAACCAGGTTCTGAAAATAAATCGTCTTCTACAAAAGATAATTCTACAAGTAACTAA
- a CDS encoding DUF4292 domain-containing protein, with the protein MKNWIPLLLLLLALSSCKTRNAVKNDTGNTRDSIKTTEDNRNPKDVNQSVRDKLTFYEHVLIPPKFDQIKIDSKVRVETGSFIPTLDATIYIENDKKVWMNLRALLFNVARGIATPEGIKGQDKTSKTYIDSDFDYLNNLLNVNFIDYKSLEKILLGRTFVKISDSQFSLTQNAQGYKMVSNVNQKIVTDEKTREYKIALQYDTNYDLLSVNLKDVLSPDELEISYSDWSEYNGIRLPQNVKIIIKGSKSSQILLENTKFDFSRMETPYSVPSSYKKIEIK; encoded by the coding sequence ATGAAAAATTGGATCCCGCTTCTTTTATTGCTTCTTGCTTTATCATCCTGTAAAACCCGTAATGCGGTAAAAAATGATACAGGCAATACTCGAGACAGTATCAAAACAACAGAAGATAACAGAAACCCAAAAGACGTAAACCAATCGGTAAGGGATAAACTTACCTTTTACGAACATGTATTGATCCCGCCAAAATTTGACCAGATCAAAATAGACAGTAAAGTTCGTGTAGAAACAGGAAGCTTCATTCCTACATTGGATGCTACAATTTACATAGAAAATGATAAAAAGGTTTGGATGAACCTGAGAGCTCTGTTATTTAATGTAGCCCGAGGAATTGCTACTCCAGAAGGAATAAAAGGACAGGACAAAACCAGTAAAACCTACATTGATTCGGATTTTGATTATCTGAATAATCTCTTAAATGTAAATTTCATTGATTATAAATCCCTGGAGAAAATTTTATTGGGAAGAACCTTTGTAAAGATCAGTGACTCTCAATTTTCCCTTACTCAAAACGCACAAGGGTATAAAATGGTTTCTAATGTAAACCAGAAAATTGTAACCGATGAAAAGACCCGGGAATATAAAATTGCCTTGCAGTACGATACCAATTACGACTTATTAAGTGTCAACTTAAAAGATGTTTTATCTCCGGATGAGTTGGAAATATCATACAGTGACTGGAGTGAATACAATGGAATTCGCCTTCCACAAAATGTTAAAATAATTATAAAAGGCTCAAAATCTAGTCAAATTTTACTGGAAAATACGAAATTTGACTTTTCGAGGATGGAAACACCTTATTCTGTACCATCCAGTTATAAGAAAATTGAGATTAAATGA
- a CDS encoding SIMPL domain-containing protein — MNKNIIAVAVGALGFVLGLGFLGNAIKNRNKSENTISVTGLGTKHFTSDLITWSGSFSKNNSDLKSAYDELALDRKVINDYLISKGIKQNEIVFSSVDIQKQFRSYNDANGNYVQGEFSGYNLSQNVSIESKEVGKIENLSRNITEIINRGIEFTSSSPSYFYTKLATVKQEMIASATKDAKERAEKIAENSGSSLGNLKKATMGVIQITAPNSNEDYSYGGTFNTSSKEKEASITIKLEYQVN, encoded by the coding sequence ATGAATAAAAACATTATTGCAGTAGCAGTAGGAGCACTAGGATTCGTACTTGGGCTCGGTTTTTTGGGAAATGCTATCAAAAATAGAAATAAATCCGAGAACACGATTTCAGTAACAGGGTTGGGAACCAAACACTTTACCTCTGATCTGATTACCTGGTCGGGAAGCTTTTCTAAAAATAATTCCGATCTGAAATCAGCCTATGATGAATTGGCTTTAGATAGAAAAGTCATTAATGATTATTTAATTTCAAAAGGAATAAAACAGAATGAGATTGTATTTTCTTCTGTAGACATTCAGAAACAATTTAGAAGTTATAATGATGCTAATGGAAATTATGTACAAGGAGAATTTTCCGGTTACAACCTATCCCAAAATGTATCTATTGAAAGTAAAGAAGTAGGCAAAATTGAAAATCTTTCCAGAAATATCACTGAAATTATCAACCGCGGAATTGAGTTCACCTCTTCTTCACCCTCTTACTTTTACACCAAACTGGCTACTGTAAAGCAGGAGATGATTGCCAGTGCAACAAAAGATGCGAAGGAACGTGCAGAAAAAATTGCAGAAAACTCCGGAAGTAGCTTAGGAAACCTTAAAAAAGCAACGATGGGAGTCATTCAGATCACCGCTCCGAATTCAAATGAAGACTATTCCTATGGCGGGACATTCAATACCTCTTCTAAAGAAAAAGAAGCCAGTATTACCATAAAACTGGAGTACCAAGTGAATTAG
- a CDS encoding GNAT family N-acetyltransferase — protein MEFLPITSAEDHRVQGIYTSYTNTFPVDEQRDKEQFLELFSNPKVSFMSVIHESEEIGYLILWELSSFVFVEHFEVFEAFRSKKLGSHIIQHLLENYPQVILEIEPEDQNEDAKRRYSFYQRNNFELIDTTYIQPSYGEGKQSLNLWLLANYTPENVEEIKNELCDIVYP, from the coding sequence ATGGAATTTTTACCGATTACTTCTGCTGAAGATCATAGAGTCCAAGGGATCTATACTTCTTATACCAATACTTTTCCTGTAGACGAACAAAGAGATAAAGAACAGTTTCTGGAGCTATTTTCAAATCCGAAAGTAAGCTTCATGTCTGTAATACACGAATCCGAAGAAATTGGATACCTCATTTTATGGGAGCTGAGCTCTTTTGTCTTTGTAGAACACTTTGAAGTATTTGAAGCTTTCAGGAGTAAAAAATTGGGTTCTCACATCATCCAGCATTTACTGGAAAATTATCCACAGGTAATTCTGGAAATAGAACCTGAAGATCAGAATGAAGATGCTAAAAGACGTTATTCCTTCTACCAAAGAAACAACTTTGAACTGATTGATACTACTTATATACAGCCAAGCTACGGTGAAGGAAAACAATCTCTGAACTTATGGCTGTTGGCCAATTACACTCCTGAAAATGTGGAGGAAATTAAAAACGAACTTTGTGATATTGTATATCCTTAA
- a CDS encoding DUF2851 family protein, translating into MTEKLLQYLWNYKVFKHFDFKDIEGNSVEIMQFGKWNKDAGPDFLDSKIKINGVVLAGNIELHVRSSDWIFHNHSQDPNYRNIILHVVFQHDTEIREHTDQQVPTLELKHYIDENIVWKYEKLINGNQFIACENIFNKDKIPVHFHEGNILKKLEEKSTELEQSLSLYKNNFEVVLFHSLAYSFGLKVNAHIFRQIAESIDFSIINKIRQNPLQFEALLFGISGWLIHPDDGQMKIWKREFDFLKAKFKLPDLTFHPKFLRLRPPNFPTIRLSQLAALYQQQNLFSKVMEAENTEELYNIFESVKASEYWDCHFNFGTISRVQPKTLSKDFIDLIILNTILPLKYAYHKYHSEEIVDNIIEFYQNIPAEKNSVILSWKKLGVSVNNALESQSLIYHYKNSCEEKNCLTCSIGFKLLKES; encoded by the coding sequence ATGACGGAAAAATTACTTCAATATCTTTGGAACTATAAGGTTTTCAAACATTTTGACTTCAAGGATATTGAAGGAAACTCCGTTGAGATTATGCAATTCGGGAAATGGAATAAAGATGCCGGCCCGGATTTTCTCGATTCAAAAATCAAAATCAACGGTGTGGTTCTTGCCGGCAATATAGAACTGCATGTCCGTTCCTCGGACTGGATTTTTCACAATCATTCTCAGGATCCCAATTACCGGAATATTATTCTCCACGTAGTCTTTCAACATGATACTGAAATCAGAGAACATACGGATCAACAAGTTCCAACTCTTGAGCTGAAACATTATATTGATGAAAATATAGTATGGAAATATGAAAAATTAATCAATGGCAATCAGTTTATCGCCTGTGAAAATATTTTTAACAAAGATAAAATTCCGGTACATTTTCATGAAGGAAATATTTTGAAAAAACTGGAGGAAAAATCTACCGAACTTGAGCAAAGCCTAAGTCTTTATAAAAATAATTTTGAAGTAGTATTATTCCACAGTCTTGCCTATTCTTTTGGATTAAAGGTAAATGCTCATATTTTCAGGCAAATTGCTGAAAGTATTGATTTCAGTATTATCAATAAGATCCGCCAGAATCCTTTACAGTTTGAGGCTTTATTATTTGGGATCTCAGGATGGCTTATACATCCAGATGATGGACAGATGAAAATATGGAAACGTGAATTTGATTTCCTTAAAGCAAAATTTAAACTTCCTGATCTGACATTTCATCCTAAATTTTTAAGATTACGTCCACCTAATTTTCCTACGATCCGTCTGTCTCAACTTGCTGCTCTTTACCAACAGCAGAATTTATTTTCAAAAGTTATGGAAGCTGAAAATACTGAAGAACTTTACAATATTTTTGAATCAGTAAAAGCTTCTGAATATTGGGACTGTCATTTTAATTTCGGAACCATCTCAAGGGTGCAACCTAAGACTTTGAGTAAAGATTTTATTGACCTCATCATTCTTAACACCATCCTTCCTCTAAAGTATGCTTACCATAAATACCATAGTGAAGAAATTGTGGATAACATTATAGAGTTCTATCAAAATATTCCTGCTGAAAAAAATTCAGTGATCCTGAGCTGGAAAAAACTTGGTGTGTCTGTAAACAATGCTTTGGAAAGCCAGAGCCTGATTTATCACTATAAAAATTCATGTGAAGAAAAAAATTGCTTAACTTGCAGTATTGGATTTAAACTTTTAAAAGAATCTTGA
- the ribA gene encoding GTP cyclohydrolase II, whose product MIKTQAEANVPTEHGNFRMIAFSENENDWMPHMAIIAENTDFSKPVNVRFHSECITGEVFHSKKCECGQQLDAAMKYIHENGGIIIYLRQEGRNIGIINKLKAYSLQEKGLDTVQANLELGLPADDRNFGVAIEILNLLDVKDVNLLTNNPEKVKYVVESNVHLNSRIPLQIPANEMSKGYLKTKKDFFGHLLDDNDN is encoded by the coding sequence ATGATTAAAACTCAGGCGGAAGCCAATGTTCCTACAGAACACGGCAATTTCCGAATGATCGCTTTCTCGGAAAATGAAAATGACTGGATGCCTCATATGGCTATTATCGCGGAAAACACAGATTTTTCAAAACCTGTGAATGTGCGTTTCCATTCAGAATGTATTACCGGAGAAGTTTTCCATTCAAAAAAATGTGAATGCGGCCAGCAATTGGATGCGGCAATGAAATACATCCACGAAAACGGAGGTATCATTATTTATCTTCGTCAGGAAGGTCGTAATATTGGCATCATCAATAAATTAAAGGCATATTCATTACAGGAAAAAGGTCTTGATACAGTACAAGCCAATCTTGAACTGGGACTACCTGCAGATGACAGAAATTTTGGAGTAGCCATTGAAATTCTTAATCTATTGGATGTAAAAGATGTTAACCTTTTGACCAATAATCCTGAAAAGGTAAAATATGTGGTTGAAAGCAATGTACATCTCAACTCAAGGATTCCATTACAGATTCCAGCCAATGAGATGAGTAAAGGCTATTTAAAAACAAAAAAAGATTTCTTTGGTCATCTACTCGATGACAATGATAACTAG
- a CDS encoding PspC family transcriptional regulator: protein MLSNIRHKMEREWFGVLTRTGAKLGIPVSKLRIFFIYSTFATAGFFFLIYLGLAFTLWIKDIFITRRPSVFDL, encoded by the coding sequence ATGCTGAGTAATATCCGTCATAAAATGGAAAGAGAATGGTTTGGTGTACTGACGAGAACGGGTGCTAAACTAGGGATTCCTGTATCCAAATTAAGAATCTTCTTTATCTACTCTACTTTCGCTACAGCCGGTTTTTTCTTTCTGATTTATCTGGGTTTGGCATTCACTTTGTGGATTAAAGATATTTTTATCACCAGAAGACCGAGTGTCTTTGATTTATAA
- a CDS encoding dihydroorotase, with protein sequence MKTLIKNVNIVNEGKIVESDILIENDLISKIASDISEDADQVIDGSGKYLLPGVIDDQVHFRDPGLTHKGDIETESRSAIAGGVTSFIDQPNTVPNAVTQELLADKYEIASQKAYANYGFMMGGTNDNLEEVLKTNPRNVPGIKLFLGSSTGNMLVDNPETLENIFSNTKMLIAVHCEDEATIRANTQKYVDEYGEDIPVKFHHLIRSEEACYKSSSKAIELAQKTGARLHVFHLSTAKEMELFRNDIPLKDKKITAEVCVHHLTFTNEDYDTKGGLIKWNPAVKTQKDKDALWEALLDDRIDVIATDHAPHTAEEKNNVYTKCPSGAPLVQHSLVVMLENYKNGKISLEKIVEKMSHNPAILFRVEKRGFIKEGYKADLVLVDLNADWTVSKDNLLYKCGWSPLEGMNFHTKVTHTFVNGHLVYDNGKIAEEKFGERLFFEVKE encoded by the coding sequence ATGAAGACCCTAATCAAAAATGTAAATATTGTCAACGAAGGGAAGATCGTTGAAAGTGATATTTTAATAGAAAATGACTTAATTTCAAAGATAGCTTCTGATATTTCTGAAGATGCAGATCAGGTAATTGATGGTTCTGGAAAGTATCTTCTTCCGGGAGTGATTGATGATCAGGTGCATTTTCGCGATCCGGGACTTACCCATAAAGGAGACATCGAAACAGAATCAAGATCAGCGATTGCTGGTGGGGTAACCAGTTTCATTGATCAGCCTAATACGGTTCCTAATGCTGTTACTCAAGAGTTATTGGCAGATAAATATGAAATAGCTTCTCAAAAAGCATATGCAAATTATGGCTTTATGATGGGAGGAACAAATGACAACCTTGAGGAAGTTTTAAAAACAAATCCAAGAAATGTTCCCGGAATAAAATTGTTTCTAGGATCATCTACAGGAAATATGTTAGTAGATAACCCTGAGACTCTTGAAAATATTTTCAGTAATACAAAAATGCTGATTGCTGTTCATTGTGAAGATGAAGCGACTATTAGAGCCAATACTCAAAAGTATGTGGATGAATATGGAGAAGATATTCCAGTGAAGTTCCATCATTTGATCAGAAGTGAAGAAGCTTGCTATAAGTCTTCATCAAAAGCTATTGAACTGGCTCAGAAAACAGGGGCAAGACTTCACGTTTTTCACCTTTCAACGGCTAAGGAAATGGAACTTTTCAGAAATGATATTCCATTAAAAGATAAAAAGATTACAGCTGAAGTATGTGTTCACCACCTTACCTTCACGAATGAAGATTATGATACAAAAGGAGGTTTAATCAAATGGAACCCGGCTGTAAAAACACAAAAAGACAAAGATGCCCTTTGGGAAGCTTTGTTGGATGACAGAATTGATGTTATAGCAACAGACCATGCTCCTCATACTGCGGAAGAAAAGAATAATGTGTATACAAAATGTCCGTCAGGGGCACCATTAGTACAGCATTCACTAGTTGTGATGTTGGAAAATTATAAAAATGGAAAAATATCTCTAGAAAAGATAGTAGAAAAAATGAGCCATAATCCGGCAATTCTTTTCAGAGTGGAAAAAAGAGGATTTATAAAAGAAGGTTATAAAGCGGATCTTGTTTTGGTAGACTTGAATGCGGACTGGACAGTATCCAAAGATAATTTACTCTACAAATGCGGCTGGAGCCCGCTGGAAGGAATGAACTTTCACACTAAAGTTACTCACACTTTTGTTAATGGACATTTAGTTTATGATAATGGGAAAATTGCTGAAGAGAAATTTGGAGAGAGATTGTTTTTTGAAGTAAAAGAATAA